One Oryza glaberrima chromosome 10, OglaRS2, whole genome shotgun sequence DNA segment encodes these proteins:
- the LOC127752970 gene encoding aspartic proteinase nepenthesin-1-like, translating into MGRPVATLLVLCFISVTARAAAFRVHGRLLADDAMEGGAVVPIHWTQAMNYVANFTIGTPPQPASAVIDLAGELVWTQCKQCGRCFEQGTPLFDPTASNTYRAEPCGTPLCESIPSDVRNCSGNVCAYEASTNAGDTGGKVGTDTFAVGTAKASLAFGCVVASDIDTMGGPSGIVGLGRTPWSLVTQTGVAAFSYCLAPHDAGKNSALFLGSSAKLAGGGKAASTPFVNISGNGNDLSNYYKVQLEGLKAGDAMIPLPPSGSTVLLDTFSPISFLVDGAYQAVKKAVTVAVGAPPMATPVEPFDLCFPKSGASGAAPDLVFTFRGGAAMTVAASNYLLDYKNGTVCLAMLSSARLNSTTELSLLGSLQQENIHFLFDLDKETLSFEPADCTKLS; encoded by the coding sequence cgacgcgATGGAGGGAGGCGCCGTCGTGCCCATCCACTGGACCCAGGCAATGAACTACGTCGCGAACTTCACCAtcggcacgccgccgcagccggcgtcGGCGGTCATCGACCTCGCCGGGGAGCTCGTCTGGACGCAGTGCAAGCAGTGCGGCCGCTGCTTCGAGCAGGGCACGCCACTGTTCGACCCGACCGCGTCGAACACCTACCGGGCGGAGCCGTGCGGCACCCCGCTCTGCGAGTCCATCCCGAGCGACGTCCGCAACTGCTCCGGCAACGTGTGCGCGTACGAGGCGTCCACCAATGCCGGGGACACCGGCGGCAAGGTCGGCACCGACACCTTCGCCGTCGGGACGGCCAAGGCGAGCCTCGCGTTCGGGTGCGTCGTGGCGAGCGACATCGACACCATGGGCGGGCCTTCCGGGATCGTCGGGCTAGGGAGGACGCCGTGGTCGCTCGTCACCCAGACGGGCGTCGCCGCGTTCTCCTACTGCCTGGCGCCGCACGACGCCGGGAAGAACAGCGCGCTGTTCCTCGGCTCCTCCGcgaagctcgccggcggcggcaaggccgcCTCGACGCCGTTCGTCAACATCTCCGGCAACGGCAATGACCTGAGCAACTACTACAAGGTCCAACTCGAAGGGCTGAAGGCCGGCGACGCGATGATCCCGCTGCCGCCGAGCGGCAGCACCGTCCTGCTCGACACCTTCTCGCCGATCAGCTtcctcgtcgacggcgcctACCAGGCCGTCAAGAAGGCGGTGACGGTCGCCGTCGGCGCACCGCCGATGGCGACGCCGGTGGAGCCGTTCGACCTCTGCTTCCCGAAATCGGGGgccagcggcgcggcgccggacCTCGTGTTCACGTtccggggcggcgccgccatgacggtggcggcgtcgaaCTACCTGCTCGACTACAAGAACGGCACGGTGTGCCTCGCCATGCTGAGCTCGGCGCGGCTGAACTCGACGACGGAGCTGAGCTTGCTGGGAAGCTTGCAGCAGGAGAACATCCATTTCCTCTTCGACCTTGACAAGGAGACGCTCTCCTTCGAGCCTGCAGACTGCACTAAACTCTCCTAG
- the LOC127753498 gene encoding aspartic proteinase nepenthesin-1-like — MGRLIVTLLVLCAAATTCAAALRGHDLRRAMRGRLLADGGGAVVPFHWSPELYNVANFTIGTPPQAASAFIDLTGELVWTQCSQCIHCFKQDLPVFVPNASSTFKPEPCGTDVCKSIPTPKCASDVCAYDGVTGLGGHTVGIVATDTFAIGTAAPASLGFGCVVASDIDTMGGPSGFIGLGRTPWSLVAQMKLTRFSYCLAPHDTGKNSRLFLGASAKLAGGGAWTPFVKTSPNDGMSQYYPIELEEIKAGDATITMPQGRNTVLVQTAVVRVSLLVDSVYQEFKKAVMASVGAAPTATPVGEPFEVCFPKAGVSGAPDLVFTFQAGAALTVPPANYLFDVGNDTVCLSVMSIALLNITALDGLNILGSFQQENVHLLFDLDKDMLSFEPADCSSLS; from the coding sequence ATGGGAAGGCTAATCGTAACACTGCTCGTGCTGtgcgccgcggcgacgacgtgcGCCGCGGCGCTTCGCGGGCACGACCTCCGGCGAGCCAtgcgcggccgcctcctcgccgacggcggcggcgcggtcgtgCCGTTCCACTGGTCCCCCGAGCTCTACAACGTGGCGAACTTCACCATCGGCACGCCGCCGCAGGCAGCGTCGGCGTTCATCGATCTCACCGGCGAGCTCGTCTGGACGCAGTGCTCGCAGTGCATCCACTGCTTCAAGCAGGACCTGCCCGTGTTCGTCCCGAACGCGTCGTCCACCTTCAAGCCGGAGCCGTGCGGCACCGACGTCTGCAAGTCCATCCCGACGCCCAAGTGCGCCAGCGACGTGTGCGCCTACGACGGGGTCACCGGGCTGGGCGGGCACACCGTCGGCATCGTCGCCACTGACACGTTCGCCAtcgggacggcggcgccggcgagcctcGGCTTCGGGTGCGTCGTGGCGAGCGACATCGACACCATGGGCGGGCCTTCCGGGTTCATCGGGTTAGGGAGGACGCCGTGGTCGCTCGTCGCGCAGATGAAGCTCACCAGGTTCTCCTACTGCCTGGCGCCACACGACACCGGGAAGAACAGCCGGCTGTTCCTCGGCGCCTCCGCCAaactggccggcggcggcgcctggacGCCGTTCGTCAAGACCTCTCCCAACGATGGCATGAGCCAATATTATCCGATCGAGTTGGAGGAGATCAAGGCCGGCGACGCGACGATCACGATGCCTCAGGGCCGCAACACCGTCCTGGTCCAGACCGCCGTCGTGCGGGTCAGCTTGCTGGTCGACAGCGTGTACCAGGAATTCAAGAAGGCGGTGATGGCTTCCGTCGGCgccgcgccgacggcgacgccggtggGGGAGCCCTTCGAGGTCTGCTTCCCGAAGGCGGGGGTCAGCGGCGCGCCGGACCTCGTGTTCACGTTCCAGGCCGGCGCCGCGCTGACGGTGCCGCCGGCGAACTACCTGTTCGACGTTGGGAACGACACGGTTTGCTTGTCGGTGATGAGCATCGCGCTGCTGAACATCACGGCGTTGGACGGGCTGAACATCCTGGGAAGCTTTCAGCAGGAGAACGTCCATCTCCTCTTCGACCTCGACAAGGACATGCTCTCCTTCGAGCCTGCAGACTGCAGCTCACTCTCCTAA